Proteins co-encoded in one Sulfurimonas sp. HSL1-2 genomic window:
- a CDS encoding peptidase C15 translates to MRKSILITTFAPWLPHHTSNASDDLLQHFIDARGGACDYLRHLPVDPELAPRMVLDAFERLRPKVLLCCGMAETRSRLELETQALLEGSVLHSDLNLSRLADGLALTALSDDAGDFVCNTLYYRCLERVQGTAGAHHCLFLHVPVLTADNTALLTQSFTAIIDRLTAHL, encoded by the coding sequence ATGAGAAAAAGCATACTGATCACCACCTTCGCCCCCTGGCTGCCGCACCATACCTCCAACGCCTCGGATGACCTGCTGCAGCATTTCATCGATGCCAGAGGCGGCGCCTGCGACTACCTGCGCCATCTCCCCGTCGACCCTGAGCTTGCTCCCCGGATGGTGCTGGACGCCTTCGAGCGGTTGCGGCCGAAGGTGCTGCTCTGCTGCGGCATGGCCGAAACGCGCAGCCGGCTCGAGCTGGAAACGCAGGCTCTCCTGGAAGGAAGCGTCCTGCACAGCGACCTCAATCTTTCCCGCCTCGCCGACGGGCTGGCGCTGACGGCCCTCAGTGACGACGCCGGGGACTTCGTCTGCAACACCCTCTACTACCGCTGCCTGGAGCGGGTGCAGGGTACCGCGGGAGCACACCACTGTCTCTTTCTCCATGTCCCCGTCCTGACCGCCGATAATACGGCGCTGCTGACGCAATCCTTCACCGCCATTATCGACCGCCTGACGGCACACCTTTGA
- a CDS encoding host attachment protein, producing the protein MYANGTIVVVADLGRLKAYRVVVTEGNDPHETMQVSHANPMDTKTTAVHLELLTERDYVDARHPVSESMSDKPGRFDVSTGEPHNMLLEKDRRGLEAVADDINALITDAAPETWCLAFPKETNGQLTALLDTRIVDTLACNLAKNLAQTPKEELLSHFA; encoded by the coding sequence ATGTATGCAAACGGTACGATTGTCGTCGTGGCGGACCTGGGACGGCTCAAGGCATACCGAGTCGTCGTCACGGAGGGAAATGACCCGCACGAAACGATGCAGGTCAGTCATGCCAATCCGATGGATACGAAAACGACGGCGGTGCACCTGGAACTGCTGACCGAGCGGGACTACGTGGACGCACGTCACCCCGTTTCAGAGTCGATGAGCGACAAACCGGGACGGTTTGACGTTTCCACCGGTGAACCGCATAACATGCTGCTGGAAAAAGATCGCCGGGGACTCGAGGCGGTCGCCGATGATATCAACGCCCTGATCACGGACGCGGCACCTGAAACGTGGTGCCTCGCTTTCCCGAAGGAGACGAACGGCCAGTTGACGGCATTGCTTGATACGCGTATCGTCGACACGCTTGCCTGCAATCTCGCGAAAAACCTTGCGCAGACACCTAAAGAGGAACTGCTCTCCCACTTCGCCTAA